The genome window ATAACGATTTTTATATAAAAAAATAATTATATTAAAAGATATTTTTTATCTTTTAATAAAGTTTTACTTTCTGGCACAAGGAAGCAACATCAAGCTCTAGAGATTTTTCTACCTCATTAGTTTTACCATGAGTGATAAAACAATCTTCAAATTCAAAGCTTACTAGCTTAATATGATGAAGTTTTTCTTTTTGCAAGAAATCTGCGATCAAGCTTCCTACCCCACCTATTCTAGCAGTATCTGAAAACACATACCAAGTTTGTGTGCTATTTGCTAATTCTTTTAAAAGCTCCTCATCTAAAGGTTTGGCAAAGATCAAGTCTACTAAAGTAGCATACTCAAAGCCTAATTCATCTAAAACCATTTTTGCTTTTGCAACTCCTTGTCCAAAACCTAAAAATACTTTATCGCTTTGCGCTTTAGACAAAATTTGTGCTTTAGCAAGCTTTATCTCACATGGGCTAAAATCATTATCTAATAAAAAATTACCCCTAGGATAACGAAAAGCAAAAACCCCTTGATGAAAATAAGCATATTCCATGATTTTTTCCATCATCATTTCATCTCTTGGTGCAGCCAAAGTGATATTAGGTATAGCACTTAAGAAACTAACATCAAAAACCCCTTGATGTGTTTCTCCATCTTCTCCTACAATCCCTGCTCTATCCATAGCAATCACAACATTTAAATTCATAATCGCACAATCATGAATCACCTGATCATATGCTCTTTGCATAAAAGTACTGTAAATTGCTATAAAGGGTTTAAACCCTTCTTTTGCCATAGCTGCCATAGAAGTAACCGCATGTTGTTCTGCTATAGCTACATCCCAAAAACGTTCGGGGTATTTTTCTATCAGTTTATCAAGTCCAGTGCCACTTGGCATAGCAGCAGTTACTCCAACAATATTTTCATATTTTTGAGCCAACTGCAACAATGTATTGGAGAAAATTTCTGTTGCACTTTTTTTATTTATACTACCTTTTAAGCTTTCTCCACTACTTTTATCAAAAGCACTTACTCCATGCCATTTTGCATTTTTTCCCTCAGCTAGTGCATAACCCTTGCCTTTGATAGTTTGTGCATGTACCACACAAGGTTTATTCATAGCTTTTGCTTGATTGAGCGCATTAATCACTTCATTAAGATTATGTCCATCGATAGGCCCAATGTATTCAAGCCCTAATTCTTCAAACAAAAGTCCAGGTGTGATAAGCCTTAAACCCTCTTCAAAACGCTTTGCCATATAAGAAGCACCTTGAGGAAAATACTCTAAAAGATTTTCAATGCGCTTTTTAAATTTTTGATAAAACTGCGTTGCCATTGCTTGAGATAAATACTTAGAGATAGCTCCAATTGGCTTGGAAATACTCATTTCATTATCATTTAAGATAATTACACATGGGTACTCTCTATCACCAAGCTCATTTAAGGCTTCATAAGCCATACCTGCACTTAATGCACCATCGCCTATTAACACCACTGGCACACGATCTTCATTTTTTAATCTTATAGCTTTACAAGCTCCAACCGCTAAAGATATAGAAGTACTTGAATGACCCGCTACAAAATAATCCCCTTCATCAGGCTTGGTATAACCGCTTATACCATTAA of Campylobacter sp. 2014D-0216 contains these proteins:
- the dxs gene encoding 1-deoxy-D-xylulose-5-phosphate synthase, which translates into the protein MIDFNNLDLKNMQIKELENLASHLREVIIDTVSKNGGHLSSNLGVVELSIGMHYVFHVQKDPFIFDVSHQSYPHKLLSGKIDNFHTLRQFNGISGYTKPDEGDYFVAGHSSTSISLAVGACKAIRLKNEDRVPVVLIGDGALSAGMAYEALNELGDREYPCVIILNDNEMSISKPIGAISKYLSQAMATQFYQKFKKRIENLLEYFPQGASYMAKRFEEGLRLITPGLLFEELGLEYIGPIDGHNLNEVINALNQAKAMNKPCVVHAQTIKGKGYALAEGKNAKWHGVSAFDKSSGESLKGSINKKSATEIFSNTLLQLAQKYENIVGVTAAMPSGTGLDKLIEKYPERFWDVAIAEQHAVTSMAAMAKEGFKPFIAIYSTFMQRAYDQVIHDCAIMNLNVVIAMDRAGIVGEDGETHQGVFDVSFLSAIPNITLAAPRDEMMMEKIMEYAYFHQGVFAFRYPRGNFLLDNDFSPCEIKLAKAQILSKAQSDKVFLGFGQGVAKAKMVLDELGFEYATLVDLIFAKPLDEELLKELANSTQTWYVFSDTARIGGVGSLIADFLQKEKLHHIKLVSFEFEDCFITHGKTNEVEKSLELDVASLCQKVKLY